A DNA window from Takifugu flavidus isolate HTHZ2018 chromosome 15, ASM371156v2, whole genome shotgun sequence contains the following coding sequences:
- the LOC130538794 gene encoding protein NYNRIN-like, protein MHKWAALVSHGPCHVSTGGMVQMVNEHYYTIGFHTYSKNFCSQCAICVKHSPQGALKAPAGTTPLPNHPFHTVFLDFIQLTPCEGKQYCLVVLDGFTRWVEIFPTAKADALTVAKVLCREIIPRFGIPKVIWSDNGSHFVNEIVKTVGVTLDIDLKNHCAYHPQSAGLVERVNGTIKNRLKKCMDETGKNWMFCLDLVKLWMHITPHKKTGITPFEALYGRPYCLPYFATTNELEHVEETIADYLKKVLLNRCVNTVNVLPSPVSSTDSTPQEPIQPGDYVWVKKFVRKRWNTPRWEGPYQVQLTTKTAVRVDGNCRGYTFHIVRNRKFFQVKAREQWRLVRKRLTACIGPATAEPRRNL, encoded by the coding sequence atgcataaatgggcagcattagtgagccatgggccatgccatgtctcaacaggagggatggtacagatggttaatgaacattattacactataggatttcatacctactcaaaaaatttttgttcacaatgtgctatttgtgtaaaacacagcccacagggagcccttaaggcccctgcaggcactacaccattaccaaatcatccatttcacacagtttttctagattttattcagctaacaccatgtgaaggtaaacaatattgtctagtagtgttagatggatttactaggtgggtggaaattttccccacagcaaaagcagatgcactgacagtagcaaaagttttatgtagagagatcattcccaggtttggcatcccgaaggtcatctggagcgacaatggaagccattttgtaaatgagatagtgaaaactgtaggagtaactttggacattgatttgaagaatcactgcgcataccaccctcagagtgcagggttggttgaaagagtcaacggtactattaagaacagactgaagaagtgtatggacgagacaggaaagaactggatgttttgtctcgacctggtgaaattatggatgcacataacaccacacaagaaaacaggcatcacaccctttgaagcattatatgggcggccttattgcctaccatactttgcaacaacaaatgagttagaacatgttgaggaaacaatagcagattatctgaaaaaagtgttacttaaccgatgtgtgaatacagtaaatgttctgcctagtcctgtgtcttccacagattccaccccccaggaacccattcaaccgggcgactacgtgtgggtgaagaagtttgtgcggaagaggtggaacacgcctagatgggaaggtccttatcaagtacagctgaccacaaagactgcagttcgagtggacggaaactgtcgtggatacacctttcacattgtaagaaacagaaaattcttccaggtgaaggcgagggagcagtggcggttagtccgtaaacggctgacggcctgtataggtccagcaacggctgaaccccgtcggaacctgtga